A genomic region of Streptosporangium lutulentum contains the following coding sequences:
- a CDS encoding SDR family oxidoreductase: MKIAVIGGTGLIGSQVVRNLTAAGHEAVPYALSTGVNVITGVGVDEAVAGADVVVNLTNSPTFDDASPAFFQTSMDNLIAASAKAGVGHFVILSIVGVDQVPDLVYYRAKVLQEDLLRAGSIPFSIVRATQFMEFVDTTLSWTSDEKSVRLPRTPIQPIAAADVAAAVAEVAAGSPLNGVRNIAGPEVFALDDLGRITLKAKGDSRPVVVDDTAGMFAAIKGDVITAPADADLAPTRYADWLATT; encoded by the coding sequence ATGAAGATCGCAGTTATCGGCGGGACCGGCCTGATCGGCTCGCAGGTTGTACGGAATCTCACCGCGGCCGGGCACGAGGCCGTGCCGTACGCGTTGTCCACGGGCGTGAACGTCATCACCGGTGTGGGCGTGGACGAGGCGGTGGCGGGCGCGGACGTCGTCGTCAACCTCACCAACTCCCCGACCTTCGACGACGCCTCGCCCGCCTTCTTCCAGACCTCAATGGACAACCTCATCGCCGCGAGCGCGAAGGCCGGCGTCGGGCACTTCGTCATCCTCTCCATCGTCGGCGTCGACCAGGTGCCCGACCTCGTCTACTACCGGGCGAAGGTGCTTCAGGAGGACCTGCTGCGGGCCGGGTCGATCCCGTTCTCGATCGTGCGCGCCACCCAGTTCATGGAGTTCGTCGACACGACCCTGTCCTGGACCTCCGACGAGAAGAGCGTGCGCCTGCCGCGCACGCCGATCCAGCCGATCGCGGCCGCGGACGTCGCCGCCGCCGTCGCGGAGGTCGCCGCGGGCTCACCGCTGAACGGCGTCCGCAACATCGCCGGCCCCGAGGTCTTCGCCCTCGACGACCTCGGCAGGATCACGCTGAAGGCCAAGGGCGACAGCCGGCCCGTCGTCGTCGACGACACGGCGGGCATGTTCGCCGCGATCAAGGGCGACGTCATCACCGCCCCGGCCGACGCCGACCTCGCCCCCACCCGGTACGCCGACTGGCTCGCCACCACCTGA